A part of Perognathus longimembris pacificus isolate PPM17 chromosome 16, ASM2315922v1, whole genome shotgun sequence genomic DNA contains:
- the LOC125364571 gene encoding LOW QUALITY PROTEIN: centromere protein U-like (The sequence of the model RefSeq protein was modified relative to this genomic sequence to represent the inferred CDS: deleted 2 bases in 1 codon; substituted 1 base at 1 genomic stop codon) — MSWEISAHNDADRLGSEVLPQSVHSGALRAASGKFVENPKNTAGRTHFPKDKAAQEHRPIDIFDFPENSVISGNDKDEEAYETADPPLHSIAIYTDDEFGHCASSVPLTPQSLSTTENEASGSKSVTVSVRKSTRKLEPIRDDSESTEDVRRKVKSVEKIRPDYHDTTPPAQSSEPSENSAEAVIPKRTKPLSTXAKALTPESTKPLSTQPSINKKTRATQRQLKTEKRTVVPGKRKKPRSEATDSDVSESMHVWCLEGRKSSDIMELDIILSAFEKIFLQYQQRIESTVYKEAVTKFYLTIKEELIRMRKEVQMSKTLKRKKAKMTTDIERKRQRLIEVQDELLRLQPQLKQLQTKHDELKERKSSLGKAMCFISNLKQLYQDYSDVQEKEPHIQETYDSPSLPALLFKAKTILAAENHLKNINQHLETLLDQTGAASD, encoded by the exons TTCTGCCGCAGTCCGTACATTCAGGAGCTCTACGTGCCGCCAGTGGGAAATTTGTGGAAAACCCAAAGAACACTGCAGGAAGAACACATTTCCCGAAAGATAAAGCCGCTCAAGAGCACAGGCCTATTGACATCTTTGACTTCCCTGAGAATTCTGTGATCTCCGGAAATGACAAAGATGAAGAAGCCTATGAAA ctgcagACCCTCCCTTGCACAGCATTGCCATCTACACTGATGATGAGTTCGGACACTGTGCATCTTCAGTGCCTTTGACTCCTCAAAGTTTGAGCACTACTGAAAATGAAGCAAGTGGAAGCAAATCTGTAACAGTTAGTgtaagaaagtccacaagaaaactggagccCATTCGTGATGACTCTGAGAGCACAGAAGACGTAAGGAGAAAAGTGAAGTCAGTAGAAAAAATAAGGCCCGATTACCATGATACTACTCCACCTGCGCAGTCTTCAGAACCGTCAGAGAATTCGGCTGAAGCAGTCATTCCTAAGAGAACCAAGCCCCTCAGCACCTAGGCCAAGGCACTCACTCCTGAGAGTACCAAGCCCCTCAGCACCCAGCCCTCAATCAACAAAAAGACTCGGGCAACACAAAGGCAACTGAAAACT GAGAAAAGGACCGTGGTtccaggcaaaagaaagaaaccaagaagCGAAGCCACAGACTCTGATGTTTCTGAGAGTATGCATGTTTGGTGTCTAGAAGGAAGGAAATCCAGTGACATCATGGAGTTGGATATTATTTTGTCTGCGTTTGAGAAAATCTTCCTGCAATATCAACAAAGAATTGAATCTACAGTTTATAAAGAAGCTGTCACCAAATTTTACCTTACTATTAAAGAAGAACTCATCAGAATGCGCAAAGAAGTCCAGATGTCGAAAACCCTGAAAAGGAAGAAGGCTAAGATGACCACCGACattgaaaggaaaagacaacGTCTGATTGAAGTCCAGGATGAATTGCTTCGGTTACAGCCACAGCTGAAACAACTACAAACAAAACACGATGAACTTAAGGAGAGAAAGTCATCTCTTGGCAAAGCGATGTGCTTTATATCTAATTTAAAACAGCTTTATCAAGACTACTCAGATGTCCAGGAGAAAGAACCACACATACAAGAAACATATGATTCGCCCAGCCTTCCAGCTCTGTTATTTAAagcaaaaaccattttggcagcaGAAAACCATCTGAAAAATATCAACCAGCACTTAGAGACGCTCCTGGACCAGACTGGGGCAGCCAGTGACTGA